The nucleotide sequence GAATTCCGGTGTGTTGAATTTCACAAAGTAATCGCGGTACGGATGTTTATTTTCAAAAGTTTCAAGGATATCAGGGCTGTATTCAAACAAGTATTTTGTCCCCTGATTGCCAAGCAATGTCAAATCTTCCAATTCCTCGTTTTTTCTTCCAGCCATTTTAAAAGCCTCCTATTATAATTGCAAACGCTTTTTGAGGCCCAGGAACCCTGCTTATCAAATAAAAAACCACATCCTCTGGGATATGGTTGAAATAATCAAAGCCATAGTTTTTTATAGAGGGTGTCCGCTATGAACCTCTCCCGCGATTGCAGGATAATTTATTCGTTTTTATATAGCAACTATAATGAAATACGATTTCAAAGTCAAAAGAAAATTTTTGAAAAGAAATATGACAAATTCATGTACTTCCATAATTTATTTTTACATTTGTTCACGAGGTTATTTACATATGTTCACCTACCTGCTATATTATTTATGTAAGTAACACATAATAAATCTGTGCGATATATTTTCTTTGTTATGAAAGCGTTTCAACATAATTTTTTTACGGAAAGGGTTTGAATTTAATGACAAAAGATTTAGCAGGTATGATTGACCACACATTACTTAAAGCAAATGCAACCGAAGCAGAGGTTGTAAAACTAGCTGAGGAAGCAAAAGAATATAAATTTGCTTCTGTTTGCGTTAACCCGACATGGGTAAAGAAGGCTGCTGAAATCCTTAAAGATGCTGAAGGTGTTGAAGTATGTACAGTTATCGGCTTCCCTCTTGGAGCTTCAACTCCTGAAGTAAAAGCATTCGAAACTACAAATGCAATCGAAAATGGTGCCACTGAAGTGGACATGGTCATCAATATCGGCGCATTGAAAGACAAGCAGTATGACTTGGTTGAAAAGGATATCAAAGCGGTAGTTGACGCAGCAAAAGGCAAAGCATTGACTAAAGTCATCATCGAGACTTGCCTTCTTACTGATGAAGAAAAAGAAATGGCTTGCAAGCTATCTGTAAAAGCAGGAGCAGATTTTGTAAAGACATCCACTGGATTCTCAACAGGCGGCGCAACTGTAGAAGACATCGCTTTAATGAGAAAAACAGTCGGCCCTGATGTGGGTGTAAAAGCTTCCGGCGGAGTAAGAAGCCTTGAGGATGCTCAAAGCATGATCGAAGCTGGTGCTACAAGAATTGGCGCAAGTTCTGGCGTGGCAATCGTAAACGGCCTGACATCTGACTCTTCATACTAAGAAAAGCGTAAGCGCCTTGCTCAGCCCCGACATGCGCTGCCCGCCTTAAAACGCCACGTACTGTGGCTGGCGGGTCTAGCACATTGTGAGCCACGGAGGGCCGACCGGTGAAGTTGTTCTTTGACTTCATTGGGCGGACCGAAGCGACTCGAGCTGCTCAAAGAAGCCTTCTCAGGGATGAAAACTGGCTAGGCGCTGGAGCTGGACAATTCTCGAAGTGAATACTAATAAAGATGGGAATGGGGAATGGACGATGGATAAAAACACGCTTGTTGAAAAAGCAATTGAAGCAAGAAGCAAAGCATACGTTCCATATTCTAAGTTTCAGGTTGGCGCTGCAATCGTTACAAGCAATGATCAAGTTTATCTAGGCTGTAATATCGAAAATGCCTCGTATGGCCTGACGAATTGTGCTGAAAGAACCGCAATTTTTAAGGCTGTATCCGAAGGTGATACAGAAATCAAGGCGATTGCAGTCGTAGGGGATACTGATGGTCCTATTTCTCCATGCGGTGCCTGCCGCCAGGTTATTGCAGAATTTGCAACTGACGATACAAAAATTTACCTTGCAAACATTAATGGCGATGTGAAGGAAACAACAATTGATGAAATCCTTCCTGGTTATTTCACATCCAAGGATATGGATAAGGTAGATATGTCCAAAAAGATGGATTAAGCTATATTATTAAAAAGTTAACAAATGGGCAATTCCTTTATTCTGAATGGATGATGGAATTGCTCTTTCTTATTCGACAGTTTTTAGCTTGATAAAGGAGGTTAGAGCCGACCGCTCAATCTGGCCGGCATACATCATGGGAGACGCAGGTTTATTATTATCAGGCGCTGCACTTTTCCTGAACAGCTTAATGCTCTTAGGAAGAGCAAACACGAAAAGCGTGGCAGTATTCAACTTATTCATCGGGGCAATGCAGGTCATTGTGCCATTCTATTTGATAATCGCATCTGATCAAAGCAACTGGACGATCTATAGTCTTGCCAGCATTTTTCTGTTTGGCTTTACTTATTTATATGTAGGAATGACATTATTGAAAGATCTTGATGGCACCGGCCTTGGCTGGTACTCCCTTTGGGTTGCCGTCATTGCAATCATCTATGCATTCGTCGCTTACGTTCATTTCGAAGACATTGTCAGCACCCTTACATGGCTGATGTGGGCCTACCTTTGGTTCCTGTTCTTCCTGTCAATGGGAATGAACAAGCAAATAGATGCGTATATCGGCAAAGTAGCCATGGTACAATCCTGGCTGACTCTGACATTCCCGGCATTGCTGTCCATGACAGGCTTATGGAAAACGGAACAGGTCATCAATGCCTGGATATACTTCTCGATTGCCGCTTTTGTTTACTTTGCTTATATTACATTAAAGCTTAAGAAAGCATCTGCTCACACTGAGAAATTCGCTTAACTATCAAAAAAAACGTCCTGCCGATTTAATTTGGCAAGGACGGTTTTTTCGATTTTACTTCGCAAGTACGTTTGTCAAAACTGGAACGACCTGCTTCTTGCGCGAAACGACGCCTTTAAGTGTCGCTGTATTGTTTTCCAATGTAACGTTGAAAGCTTCTTCTACAGCTGTGGCTTTTTCACCAATCGCCAGTGCTGCAGAATCATTTGTTAAAATATCGGTGATAACCAACAAGAATAGACCAAGATTCTTTTCTGTCACTTTATTGATCAATGCTTCTTCAAGCTCTACTTTGCGCAAAAGAACATCATTGACATCAACTGTGTTTACCTGTGCGATTTCAACCTTGGAATCTCCCATCTGGAATTCCTTGGCGTCGAGGGAAATAAGTTCTTCGATTGTTTTGCTGCTAAGATCAGCACCAGCTTTTAGCATTTCAAGACCGTATTCTTCAGCGTCCACACCTGCGATTTCAGCCAATTCACGTGCTGCTGCCACATCTTGCTCAGTGCAAGTAGGAGACTTGAACAATAAAGAATCGGAAATGATAGCAGAAAGCATCAGGCCTGCGATATTTTTATCGATTTCCACATTGTTTTCCTTGTACATCTTATTCAAGATTGTTGCAGTGCAGCCCACTGGCTCAACTCGGAAGTATAACGGATCACTTGTCTCAAAATTAGCGACACGGTGATGGTCAATGACTTCCACAATCTGGACATCAGCAATATCATCGGCGCTCTGCTGGCGTTCATTGTGGTCAACCAGGATGACCTGGCCCACTTCTTCAGAAACCCTTCCAACAAGACGAGGCGCATCAGCCTTGAAGTGATCAAGCGCATATTGAGTTTCCCCATTAACCTGGCCCAAACGCACTGCTTCCGCATCGGCACCAAGCTTTTGCTTTAAGTTAGCATAGGCGATGGCAGAGCAGATTGTATCCGTATCAGGGTTTTTATGTCCAAAAACAAGTACTTTTTCCATGATGACACTCCTCAATAACAAATTATCACGGTCGTTCTGCTAGAGAACCCGTATATCCCATAAATAATATACGCTAAAATTGAATTATTTTAAACAGCTTTGTCCAAAATTAGCTATTTCACCGAAATAAAAAGATCCGGATTAGATGGCTCCGGATCTTGATGAATTAGATTTGCTCTAACAATGTTTTTGTTTCAGAGTAAACGAGGTTGTGTGCTTCAGCCACTGCCTGATAAGTAACGTAGCCATTAAGTGTGTTGATGCCCTTTAACAGTGCTTGATTGTCCAGGCAAGCCTGCTTGTAGCCTTTGTTTGCGATTTGTACAGCATATGGCACTGTTACATTAGTCAGCGCTATTGTGGATGTTCTAGGAACTGCACCTGGCATGTTCGCAACTGCGTAGTGAACAACTCCATGCCTTTCATAAGTTGGGTTGTCATGTGTCGTGATTCTATCAGTTGTTTCGAAAATTCCGCCCTGATCGATTGCGATATCGACAACGACTGACCCCGGGTTCATCGACTGGATCATTTCTTCTGTTACAAGCTTGGGAGCCTTCGCGCCTGGAATCAAAACTGCACCAATTACAAGGTCAGATGCTTTGACTGCCTCAGCAATGTTCAAAGGATTTGACATTAGAGTCGTAATGTCAGAACCGAAAATATCATCCAGCTGACGAAGACGGTCCGGGTTCAGGTCGATCATTGTAACCTGAGCGCCAAGTCCGACAGCCATTTTCGCTGCGTTCGTGCCTGCAACGCCACCACCGATAATTGTTACTTTTCCTCTTTGTACGCCTGGAACGCCTCCAAGAAGGATACCTTTCCCGCCATGAACCTTTTCAAGGAACTGTGCACCGATTTGTGTAGACATACGGCCAGCAACTTCACTCATAGGTGTAAGTAATGGAAGAGAGCCGTTAGCCAGCTGTACAGTTTCATATGCGATGCCGACAACCTTGTTCTCAATTAGAGCCTTTGTCAGCTCTGGTTCTGGAGCCAGGTGTAAATATGTAAATAGAATCAAGCCTTCACGGAAATAACCGTATTCTTCTGCAAGAGGTTCTTTAACCTTCATGACCATATCCTGTGCCCATGCTTCTTGTGCACTTTCAACGATTAGCGCTCCGGCAGCTTTGTAGTCCTCGTCTGTAAAACTTGAGCCAATTCCAGCTCCTGTTTCGATATAAACCTCGTGTCCGAAGTTCACAAGGTTAACTACTCCTGCAGGCGTCATAGCCACACGGTTTTCATTGTTTTTTATCTCTTTAGGTACACCGATACGCATTATTGCATACCTCCTATAATAATAATTGCCCTACCATTTCAACCCTGCCACCACTATATCATTTTTTCAATTTATGATATAGGAAAAATAGAACAAAGACACTGGGATGAAAACACTTTCATTTTAGTAGAAAAAAAGGCTTTTGGCAAAACAATTCTTACAAAACTCCCTAAAATATACTATTCTGTATATTTTTAATTTTAAAGAAAGTATAAAAGGCTTGCTAAGAGCAATGATTCTTAGCAAGCCACCTCTTTCCATTTAGCCAGTTTTTTTAAAATAAGGGGTTGTAAGTACGCGTTTGAAAAAGCAAGTTTCTTTGCGAAAACAGTTTCTATCTATTTTCTTCGTTGTTTTCTACTGCTGATTTCATCTGTTCCTGCGGGACTACTCCGCTGTTGTATGAATCCATGATTTGCTGGCTTACCTGCATGACACCTTGATCATCATAATCATAAAATGACCGCCCTTGCTGTTCCCTTTTGTCCATATGACTTCCTCCTTCAATATGATGCTTGCATCTATAGTTTTCGTTGGATTGTCACAGCTATACCAAGGAAACTGTTGTATAATATAGGTAAAGGAGGCGAGAACTATGGCACTTTATTATAAGAATATTTTAGTTGCCGTTGATGGTTCTAAACAAGCAGCATGGGCTTTTAAAAAAGCCATTGAGATCGCAAAAAGAAACGACGCGAGTCTTGTCATGACCCACATAATCGATTTACGCACCTTTGCTACGGTTGAGGCATATGACCGCACCATCTCAGAGCGTGCGACCCAGTTTGCTACAGAGTTGATGGAAAGCTACAAACAGCAGGCACTCGAAGCTGGTATCAAAGACGTAGAGTATGACATCGATTATGGTTCACCAAAGGTCAAGATTGCGAAAGATGTTGCGAAAAAATACAACGCCGACCTGATCATTTGCGGAGCAACAGGAATGAACGCAGTGGAACGCTTCTTTATCGGAAGTGTCTCCGAGCATATCACCCGCTATGCATCATGTGATGTCCTGGTTGTCCGGACTGACAAAGAAAATTAAGCTTACTAACCATACAAAAAGCACGCAGCATTGAAATGCTGCGTGCTTTCTCTATTAATTCGAGAATAGCCATTTATAGTGATGTTTTTGCTTTTTCGATTTGGAGTTTTACCTGTGAAAAACCTGTGCCTCCAGCGCTGTTACGTCTTTCCACGACGTTATAAGGATTCAATGCCTCGTAAATATTTTGATCAAACAGCGGGTTCATGGATTTATATGCTTCTATTGGCAGGTCTGCAAGATAGCATCCTTTTTGAATGCATTCAAGGACAAGCTTTCCAACGATTTCATGTGCTTCACGGAAAGGTACTCCTTTCGCCGCCAGATAGTCAGCCAGCTCCGTTGCATTTGAAAAATCATTCTTGACCGATTTGGCCATCTTCTCCTCTTTCACCTTCATTGTACTGATCATGCCAGCGAATATTTTCAGGGAGCCCTTCACTGTTTTGACAGTATCAAACATCCCTTCTTTATCTTCCTGCATATCTTTGTTATATGCTAAAGGCAGTCCTTTCAATACCGTCAAGAGTCCCATCAGGCTTCCATAGACACGGCCTGTTTTACCGCGAATCAGTTCAGCCATATCCGGATTCTTCTTCTGCGGCATGATGCTGCTGCCGGTTGTAAATGCATCTGATAGCTCGATGAACTGGAACTCCTGGCTCGACCACAGTATGATCTCCTCACTCAAACGTGATAGATGCGTCATTAAAATAGAGCTGCCTGACAGGAACTCAAGAATAAAATCACGGTCACTTACAGCATCCAGGCTGTTTTCATATATGCCCTCAAACCCCAGAATTTCTGCTGTCATATGGCGGTCAATCGGAAAAGTAGTTCCTGCAAGCGCACCGGCACCAAGCGGTGATAGATTGATTCTTTTCATGCTATCTAGATAACGCTGTTTATCCCGGTCAAGCATCCAAAAGTAAGCCATCAGATGATGGGCAAATGAGATTGGCTGTGCTCTTTGCAAATGAGTATAGCCTGGCATCAGCGTCTCTATATTTTTTTCTGCCTGATGGACCAAGGTTCTTTGGAACTCAGTAATCAGCTCGATGATTTCGGATACCTGCTCTTTAAGATACAAATGCATATCCGTCGCAACCTGATCGTTCCTGCTCCTCGCCGTATGGAGCTTGCCGCCGGTTGGACCAATCAATTCCGTCAGGTGATGTTCCATGTTCAAATGGATATCCTCAAGCTTAGCTGAGTATTCCAGTTCACCTTTGACCGCTTTTTGCCTTAATTCTTTCAAACCTTGAATGATTACAGCCGCTTCACCCTCCGTAATCACTCCGCATTTCGCAAGCATTGTGGCATGGGCCATACTGCCGTCAATATCCTGCTCCGCTAGTTCCTGATCAAAGCCGATCGATGCCCCGAATTCATCGACCCATTCCTCAGCTGACCCGGTGAATCTGCCTCCCCATAATTTCTTCACACTGTCACCTTCTTGCCCTGGACCATGCTATGGACAACTGTTGGCAGTCCCCACAGATTGATGAATCCAACAGCAGCACTATGGTCGAATTCATCGTCCGCAGTGTAAGTGGCCAATTTTTCATTGTATAAAGAATACGGTGACTTTCTGCCTTCGATGATTGAATGGCCTTTGAATAGCTTGACTCGGACAGTACCAGTTACATGCTTCTGGGTTGATTTCAGGAACGCTGCCAGTGCTTCCTGAAGCGGCGAGAACCATAACCCTTCGTAAATCAATTCTGTCATCTTTTTCTCAATTACCGGTTTAAAATGAGCTACCTCTTTTACAAGCGTGATATCTTCAAGTTCCTTATGTGCTTTGATCAATGTCATCGCCGCTGGAGCTTCATACACTTCACGCGACTTGATGCCGACAAGACGGTTTTCCACGTGGTCAATCCTTCCGACACCATGCTTACCTGCAACAGCGTTAAGCTCTAGGATCAATTCTGAAAGTGGATATGCTTTGCCATCAATTGCTGTTGGTACACCTTCGACAAATTCAATCTCGATGATATCTGGTGTGTCCGGCGTGTCTTCCAGCTCAGCGGTCAATTCATAAGCTTCGACTGGCGGCGCCTGCCACGGATCCTCCAGAATGCCGCATTCATTGCTTCTTCCCCAAAGGTTCTGGTCGATTGAGAATGGACTGTCAAGATTGATTGGAATCGGGATGCCGTTATTTGCTGCATAAGCGATTTCTTCCTCACGTGACCATTTCCAGTCGCGAACCGGAGCAATCACCTTAAGATCTGGGTTCAATGCTTTGATTGATACCTCAAAACGTACCTGGTCATTTCCTTTTCCTGTGCAGCCATGCGCAACAGCAGTTGCACCTTCCATTTCAGCTATTTCTACTAGTTTCTTAGAAATCAATGGACGTGATAATGCAGATACCAGCGGATATTTCCCTTCATATAATGCATGGGCCTGGAGGGCGAATAGTGCATAATCATTGGCGAATTCTTCTTTGACATCCAAGACGTATGATTGGATAGCGCCGACCTTCAAAGCTTTTTCTTTTATGAACTCAAGATCTTTTCCTTCACCAACATCAAGGCAGCAAGCAATCACCGCGTAGCCCTGGTCCTTTAGCCATTTAATAGCAACAGATGTATCAAGCCCGCCAGAATAGGCAAGCACCAATTTATTTTCAGTCATTTTTTTATCTCCTTTTCAATGTGGATATTTATACATTTAAATAAATGTTTATTCATTGTTACTAAATTAACAGGTTTTACAGAACATTTCAAGTTGAAATTTTAGTTTTTTGGTAGGAAACTTCTGAGGGACTAGTGTAGAAGAGGAAATAAAAGTATAGTAGAATGAAATTAATGATTACCGGAATGGGGGCTCCTTTAGAAATGGAACAATATTTTCTTTTTAACAGCAGACTGGGCATACCCCTGCCTGACCTAAGAGAAAATTGGGAAGATTATGACCTTAATACACGGCACGCGATTCTCCTCCATTGGGAAAAAATTCGCGGCAGCATCCCTGACCGGATCGCAGAGCTTGAAAAAACAATCAACCTTAAGCAATCCCAGCTTTCCGATGAAAGCAACTTCATCCGTTCCTGTGAACTGAACAGTGAAATTGCTGAGCTGGCGTCAATCATCAATGACCTATGGCTCTGGTACCGCACCCAGCAGGAGATTTCATCGGAGAAAATGCATCGATAAACTTTTAATTGCATAAAAATAGCCTGGAGCTGCTCCAGGCTATTTTTGGTGTCCCTGCTTTCCATTTCTTTGCTTTCGGACAATATTTATTGCGCTAATGAGTAAAATAACACCCAGCACCCGAATCAGTCCATTTCCAATGGGACCTAACTGATGCACAGTACTGCCAATCAAAATACTTCCTACTACTGCAAAAATTAAGGCGATCACGAGTCTGATCATATTGCCCTCCCAATGATGACGTAAGGTTGTCCCTCATCATTAGGGTAAAAGGGCTCTTTTATGACGCCCCAGCCCAGGCTTTCATATAAACGACGGGCAGAGCCATTATCCAGTTGGGTTGTTAAAATCGCAGTCTTTTCTCCTGTGCCTTCAAGCAGGCGGTTTACCAGTTGCTTACCCAGCCCTTGATTCCTAAATGCAGGATCCACCCCCAATTCAACGAATTCAAAACAATCCACCAGCCATTTTTGATACTCTTCTGGGTTAAAAGCTTTTGATAGCAACCCATGATAATACTGTCCCGGTTGAGAAAAGTAACCATAAGCATAACCAGCCACTTCCCCCTGCTCGGAAATTGCCACAAAACCCCTGTAGCCCTTATAACCCTAATGCCTCACCACTCGATTGATGATGGATTGATCTTCCTGATTCCATACTTTTTGATATAAGATCGCTACCTGGCGCAATAACTCTTCATCTCTACTAATTTCTCTATACTCGAACATTTTTTAGGCCTCCCCCTGAACTGTTTGACAGCTATGCTTGTGATCAGCTCAAACGTGTCACGATTCCGTGGTTTTTTTGACAGCTTTGCTTGTGTTCGTTCCAAACCTGTCACGATTCCGTGGTTTTTTTGACAGCTTTCCTTGTGTTCGTTCCAAACCTGTCACGATTCCGTGGTTTTTTTGACAGCTATGCTTGTGTTCGTTCCAAACCTGTCACGATTCCGTGGTTTTTTTGACAGCTATGCTTGTGTTCGTTCCAAACCTGTCACGATTCCGTGGTTTTTTTGACAGCTTTGCTTGTGTTCAATCCAAACCTGTCACGATTTCGTGGTTTTTTTGACAGCTTTCCTTGTGTTCAATCCAAACCTGTCACGATTCCGTGGTTTTTTTGACAGCTTTCCTTGTGTTCGTTCCAAACCTGTCACGATTCCGTGGTTTTTTTGACAGCTTTGCTTGTGTTCGTTCCAAACCTGTCACGATTCCGTGGTTTTTTTGACAGCTTTGCTTGTGTTCAATCCAAACCTGTCACGATTTCGTGGTTTTTTTGACAGCTTTCCTTGTGTTCGTTCCAAACCTGTCACGATTCCGTGGTTTTTTTGACAGCTTTGCTTGTGTTCAATCCAAACCTGTCACGATTCCGTGGGTTTTTTGACAGCTTTGCTTGTGTTCAATCCAAACCTGTCACGATTTCGTGGTTTTTTTGACAGCTTTCCTTGTGTTCAATCCAAACCTGTCACGATTCCGTGGTTTTCTTGACAGCTTTGCTTGTTTTTCTCTCAAACCTGTCCGAACTTCCCTCTGCTTCTGCCCGCTTTTCTCGTTGTTCGCTCTAATCTATCCGAAATTGAACCTGCTTCTGACCGGTTCGAAATTGTCCTTTTATAAAAACATCCATCTTCCCTTTTATCTGGAAACTCCATACAGTTATTCGTCCATTTTTTCTAAAATCCTTTTTAGCCACAAAAAAAGATGAAACCCTTAAAGATTTCATCTCTCATGTGAATTATAAATCCTTCGTCAGTTCTCTTACTACGTGTCCGATTTCGGGAATGATCAGCTTTTCCATTGCCAGGCGAACAGCACCTGTTGATCCTGGTGTCGAGAAGACAGCCCGGTCATTCACGACTCCGGCTGCAGCACGCGATAGCAGAGCAGCAGAACCGATATCCTCAGTATAGCTGAGCATGCGGAAAATCTCACCGAATCCAGTAATTTCTTTTTCAAAGATGCTTTGAACTGTTTCAATTGTGACGTCACGTTTGGCGATTCCTGTGCCGCCATTGGTAAGCACGACATCCACATCGGAATTGCTGCAGCCTTTCAGAACTTCCGATTTAATTGGTTCAGCCTCATCTTTGACAATCACGTAATCAACGATCTTATGCCCTGCAGCCTCGAGCATTTCCATCATCAGCTTGCCGCTTTTATCCGTATCTGGCGTTCTTGTATCGCTTACTGTTATGACTTTGCAGCGCACCTGGCTCGGTGCTGCCTGCTTGTGCTCCTGTGTACTCATAACCCTACAGTGCTCCTTTTTCTTTGAAATATCTCATCTGGTAAAATTTATGCGCAAAATCAGTGACCCTTCTCGTCAATTGATAGTTTGCCCCCGCGCCGATTGCCATGCTGATCACCGGCATGCCCTGGACATGCTTTTTGCGGAACATCAGGATCGCCATACCCTTGAAAATCTGTTTGATTGGCTGTTCTAGCCATGTCACGTCTGTCAGGTCATCATTGCCCTCATAAAAATAATAGTCTTCTGCCTGTTCGAGATCATTCTTCAACTCTTCCCAGCCAGCGCTCTGCATCCTTGAAGGCATTGTCGCAGTATGGAAAACCTTTAAAGCGACCATCATTTCATATGGAGTATTAACTTCGAATCCATAGGTCATTGCAACCAGCTGGACAATCCGTAAATTAATGACTGCCATCGCCGGGATATCTGCTCCAAGGACAAGATTTCCTCCGCTGCCCGACATTCCACCCTGTACAAAGGAATAGAGCCTGTGGCGGGCAATTTGCTGCCTGGCAATGAACTCAAGCTGTTCAATCGGCAGCTCCCTTAAATCCTGAATGGTTTCGAGATCCGGCTGAAAAACCCGTCCCGCAGAAAGAATCCGTTCCTTGGCATCCATCTGCAGCTGTGAACCCTGGATTAAGGAGTGAAGATGGAAAAGCCAGCTGTCGAATAAAGTGAAAAAGCGTTCCTGCACCTCTTCTGGCAAAAGCGAAAAAGACCGTTCAAGATATCGATCATACGCTAATTCAAGGTCATTCGGTTCATAATCATAGAGATTGTTTTCCCAAGCACTTAATTCATCCAGTACCTTTTGTTCCCGTTGAGTCAAAGGCATTGAAAAACCTCCAGCATATCTGAATTTTCTTCCAGTATAGCACAAGAAAAGCGGAAGCGCCTTGGTCAGCTCTGACAAGCGCTGGAGGGCCTGACAGTGATGTCGTTCTTTGACTTCATTGGCAGGACTGAAGCGACTCGAAGAGCTAGGCGCTACAGCTGGACAAAAGAAAAGAAGAAGCGCCTCGGACAGCCTCGACAAGCGCTGCCCGCTTAAAACGCCACACCCTGTGGCTGGCTGGCCAGCAGCACGTCCTGTGCATCAAAGGGCCTGACAGTGATGTCATTTTTCGCCTTCATTGACAGGATCGAAGCGTCACGAAGAGTTAGGAGCCGCAGCTAAACAGCCTTCTCAAGGGGCTTGGCGCTGCAGCTGGACAAATTCCCCCACTATATAAAAAGGCAGAAGCATCTGCGCTTCTGCCTGAGATAGTGATTTATTTTGCCAAACGCACAACATCACGCGCGATCATGACTTCCTCGTCTGTCGGGATGACCATGACTTTTACTGGAGAGTGCGGGTAGCTGATGAATGCTTCTTCGCCGCGCACTTTGTTCAAAGCTGGATCCCAGTAGATTCCCATGAACTCAAGGCCCTGCAGGACACGGGCACGGATTGCCGAACTGTTTTCTCCAATACCTGCCGTAAAGATGATGGCATCAACACCGCACATGCGGGCTGCATATGAACCGATGTATTTATGGATTCTGTCCGCGAAAACTTTTAATGCAAGCTCAGCACGTTCATTTCCTTTTTCCGCTTCGTCTTCGATGTCGCGAAGGTCACTTGAGAATCCGGATACGCCAAGCATTCCGCTCTCTTTGTTCAGGACATCTAATACTTCATCAGCGGTTTTATCCGTTTTTTCCATGATGTATGGAATCAAGGCCGGGTCGATGTTACCTGAACGAGTACCCATCGTCACGCCTGCAAGAGGAGTGAAGCCCATGGATGTATCGATTGATTTACCGCCCTCAATTGCCGCAATACTTGCTCCGTTTCCAAGGTGGCATGAAATCAGGCGCAGGTGCTCAACCGGACGGCCTAGCATCTCTGCTGCACGCTGGGAAACATACTTATGTGAAGTACCATGGAAGCCGTACTTACGGATACCGTACTTCTTATAGTAGTCGTATGGAAGGCTGTAAAGGAAAGAGTTCTCAGGCATTGTTTGGTGGAAAGCAGTATCAAACACAGCGACCGCCGTAACATTCGGAAGTACCTGCTGGAATGCGCGGATACCAGTCAAGTTAGCTGGATTGTGCAGTGGCGCAAG is from Mesobacillus boroniphilus and encodes:
- the deoC gene encoding deoxyribose-phosphate aldolase — protein: MTKDLAGMIDHTLLKANATEAEVVKLAEEAKEYKFASVCVNPTWVKKAAEILKDAEGVEVCTVIGFPLGASTPEVKAFETTNAIENGATEVDMVINIGALKDKQYDLVEKDIKAVVDAAKGKALTKVIIETCLLTDEEKEMACKLSVKAGADFVKTSTGFSTGGATVEDIALMRKTVGPDVGVKASGGVRSLEDAQSMIEAGATRIGASSGVAIVNGLTSDSSY
- a CDS encoding cytidine deaminase, giving the protein MDKNTLVEKAIEARSKAYVPYSKFQVGAAIVTSNDQVYLGCNIENASYGLTNCAERTAIFKAVSEGDTEIKAIAVVGDTDGPISPCGACRQVIAEFATDDTKIYLANINGDVKETTIDEILPGYFTSKDMDKVDMSKKMD
- a CDS encoding AmiS/UreI family transporter; the protein is MGDAGLLLSGAALFLNSLMLLGRANTKSVAVFNLFIGAMQVIVPFYLIIASDQSNWTIYSLASIFLFGFTYLYVGMTLLKDLDGTGLGWYSLWVAVIAIIYAFVAYVHFEDIVSTLTWLMWAYLWFLFFLSMGMNKQIDAYIGKVAMVQSWLTLTFPALLSMTGLWKTEQVINAWIYFSIAAFVYFAYITLKLKKASAHTEKFA
- a CDS encoding manganese-dependent inorganic pyrophosphatase, which produces MEKVLVFGHKNPDTDTICSAIAYANLKQKLGADAEAVRLGQVNGETQYALDHFKADAPRLVGRVSEEVGQVILVDHNERQQSADDIADVQIVEVIDHHRVANFETSDPLYFRVEPVGCTATILNKMYKENNVEIDKNIAGLMLSAIISDSLLFKSPTCTEQDVAAARELAEIAGVDAEEYGLEMLKAGADLSSKTIEELISLDAKEFQMGDSKVEIAQVNTVDVNDVLLRKVELEEALINKVTEKNLGLFLLVITDILTNDSAALAIGEKATAVEEAFNVTLENNTATLKGVVSRKKQVVPVLTNVLAK
- the ald gene encoding alanine dehydrogenase, whose amino-acid sequence is MRIGVPKEIKNNENRVAMTPAGVVNLVNFGHEVYIETGAGIGSSFTDEDYKAAGALIVESAQEAWAQDMVMKVKEPLAEEYGYFREGLILFTYLHLAPEPELTKALIENKVVGIAYETVQLANGSLPLLTPMSEVAGRMSTQIGAQFLEKVHGGKGILLGGVPGVQRGKVTIIGGGVAGTNAAKMAVGLGAQVTMIDLNPDRLRQLDDIFGSDITTLMSNPLNIAEAVKASDLVIGAVLIPGAKAPKLVTEEMIQSMNPGSVVVDIAIDQGGIFETTDRITTHDNPTYERHGVVHYAVANMPGAVPRTSTIALTNVTVPYAVQIANKGYKQACLDNQALLKGINTLNGYVTYQAVAEAHNLVYSETKTLLEQI
- a CDS encoding universal stress protein, producing MALYYKNILVAVDGSKQAAWAFKKAIEIAKRNDASLVMTHIIDLRTFATVEAYDRTISERATQFATELMESYKQQALEAGIKDVEYDIDYGSPKVKIAKDVAKKYNADLIICGATGMNAVERFFIGSVSEHITRYASCDVLVVRTDKEN
- the argH gene encoding argininosuccinate lyase; amino-acid sequence: MKKLWGGRFTGSAEEWVDEFGASIGFDQELAEQDIDGSMAHATMLAKCGVITEGEAAVIIQGLKELRQKAVKGELEYSAKLEDIHLNMEHHLTELIGPTGGKLHTARSRNDQVATDMHLYLKEQVSEIIELITEFQRTLVHQAEKNIETLMPGYTHLQRAQPISFAHHLMAYFWMLDRDKQRYLDSMKRINLSPLGAGALAGTTFPIDRHMTAEILGFEGIYENSLDAVSDRDFILEFLSGSSILMTHLSRLSEEIILWSSQEFQFIELSDAFTTGSSIMPQKKNPDMAELIRGKTGRVYGSLMGLLTVLKGLPLAYNKDMQEDKEGMFDTVKTVKGSLKIFAGMISTMKVKEEKMAKSVKNDFSNATELADYLAAKGVPFREAHEIVGKLVLECIQKGCYLADLPIEAYKSMNPLFDQNIYEALNPYNVVERRNSAGGTGFSQVKLQIEKAKTSL